In one Bacteroidales bacterium WCE2004 genomic region, the following are encoded:
- a CDS encoding Starch-binding associating with outer membrane — MKKIFKYAIVAFLGIGLCSCDKLFDGLEGDLTKMSGEDMTSSQAGMERLLSDVYNAIPMDAFNTKEQNTTLATYSKAADYSISVTGFWDYKKMRSINYFIQQVDEALAKKAINEATRNAMLGEALFARAYCYFAMVRRYGGVPIVTEPLDKYYDGGENAGLYIPRSTEKETWDFVLSELDKAIELLPEERNDGKYRATKWAALGLQSRVALYAASVSKYWSKEAIPGEYKAVQQKLAYMESSYADAYYAKCIEASDKIIKSGRFSLYGGATTSVETARENLTALFQERQDCEFIFGKSYKNGQTDATNSFDINYSPNVAHETITNGGWGNYSITSDLVDLFDNYTASGARADGTVKTRNDGKEDIYFAQIVTAASSFDKDADFIKYDSPDAPFLDKDARFQAWVLYPGCQFRGQTIVAQGGIWLDGKDPVFYENNKYTVNGNDYYGLGAGSEDKICAFMRIGTGATSNHAYFWNTCFGIRKFLDPNKALVYSSNPWYDIRYAEILLNYAEAFAESGKGSAATAKEALNAIRHRAAFTDDIEPTVENVLHERRVEFAMEGHESYTLYRRRAYLSTRSGNQHRKHTFLPVLDLRDGTPKYIFPRVNVYHGDVQLSATGLNTDLLDYYGSIPNPSENNLTVNPSQE, encoded by the coding sequence ATGAAAAAGATATTCAAATATGCAATTGTCGCGTTCCTCGGAATCGGCCTCTGCTCCTGCGATAAGCTGTTCGACGGTCTGGAGGGCGATCTCACCAAGATGTCCGGGGAAGACATGACGTCGAGCCAGGCTGGTATGGAACGGCTCCTCTCCGACGTATACAACGCCATCCCCATGGATGCCTTCAATACCAAAGAGCAGAACACCACCCTGGCCACCTACTCCAAGGCCGCTGACTACTCCATCAGCGTGACCGGCTTCTGGGATTACAAGAAGATGCGCTCGATCAACTACTTCATCCAGCAGGTCGACGAGGCCCTGGCGAAGAAGGCCATCAACGAGGCCACCCGCAACGCGATGCTCGGCGAGGCACTCTTCGCCCGTGCATACTGCTACTTCGCGATGGTCCGTCGCTACGGCGGCGTCCCGATCGTGACCGAGCCGCTTGACAAGTACTATGACGGCGGCGAGAACGCCGGCCTCTATATCCCCCGCAGCACCGAGAAGGAGACCTGGGATTTCGTCCTCTCCGAACTGGACAAGGCGATCGAGCTCCTGCCCGAAGAGCGCAACGACGGTAAATACCGCGCCACCAAGTGGGCCGCCCTCGGCCTGCAGTCCCGCGTGGCCCTCTATGCCGCTTCGGTGAGCAAATACTGGAGCAAGGAAGCCATTCCCGGCGAGTATAAGGCTGTCCAGCAGAAGCTTGCCTACATGGAGTCTTCCTATGCGGACGCCTACTATGCGAAGTGCATCGAGGCCAGCGACAAGATTATCAAATCCGGCCGCTTCTCCCTCTACGGCGGCGCCACGACATCCGTCGAGACCGCCAGGGAAAACCTCACCGCGCTCTTCCAGGAGCGCCAGGACTGCGAGTTCATCTTCGGCAAGAGCTACAAGAACGGCCAGACCGACGCGACCAACAGCTTCGACATCAACTATTCCCCGAACGTGGCCCACGAGACGATCACCAACGGCGGCTGGGGCAACTACTCCATCACCTCCGACCTGGTCGACCTCTTCGACAACTACACCGCGTCCGGCGCCCGTGCGGACGGCACCGTCAAGACCCGCAACGACGGCAAGGAGGACATCTACTTCGCGCAGATCGTGACGGCGGCCTCTTCCTTCGACAAGGATGCCGACTTCATCAAGTACGACAGCCCGGACGCTCCGTTCCTGGACAAGGACGCCCGCTTCCAGGCCTGGGTGCTCTATCCCGGCTGCCAGTTCCGCGGGCAGACGATCGTCGCCCAGGGCGGTATCTGGCTGGACGGCAAGGATCCCGTATTCTACGAGAACAACAAGTACACGGTGAACGGCAACGATTACTATGGGCTTGGCGCCGGCAGCGAGGACAAGATCTGCGCGTTCATGCGCATCGGTACCGGTGCGACGAGCAACCACGCATACTTCTGGAACACCTGCTTCGGCATCCGGAAATTCCTGGATCCCAACAAGGCCCTGGTCTATTCCTCCAATCCCTGGTATGACATCCGCTACGCCGAGATCCTGCTGAACTACGCCGAGGCGTTCGCCGAGAGCGGAAAGGGCAGCGCGGCCACCGCGAAGGAGGCTCTCAACGCCATCCGCCACCGTGCCGCCTTCACCGACGACATCGAGCCCACCGTCGAGAACGTCCTGCACGAGCGCCGTGTGGAGTTCGCGATGGAAGGCCACGAGTCTTACACGCTCTACCGCCGCCGCGCCTATCTCAGCACCCGTTCCGGCAACCAGCACAGGAAGCATACCTTCCTGCCGGTCCTGGACCTGCGTGACGGCACGCCCAAGTACATCTTCCCGCGCGTGAACGTGTACCACGGCGACGTCCAGCTCTCCGCCACCGGACTCAACACCGACCTGCTGGATTACTACGGAAGCATCCCGAACCCCAGCGAGAACAATCTGACCGTTAACCCTTCACAGGAATAA
- a CDS encoding TonB-linked outer membrane protein, SusC/RagA family, which translates to MKVTGILVILFTLAGAHPAFAQNRTISGTVIDTGGMPVIGAAVTVVGNPQIGAATDLDGHFSFSVPVGSTISVESIGFKGQTFAIGDKTVFNIVLEEDAELLEETVVVGYGTQRKASLTSAISNIRSEELTATKQSDVLASLQGKVPGLLIRQRTGDAGDFNTDLKLRGYDEPLVIVDGFVRTAPRRGQENNTSYTNSSSAVLAQLNPEDIESISVLKDASAAIYGMGAENGVILVTTKQGSIGAPTVKYSNRFSFGVPTSLPEEVDILTWFKEANEMRANVGKEPMYPQDIIDHYLNGDAGWTDNRWYSQFYRDFSFQQNHQLSVNGGNNQTQYYLSGSFNNDNGILNGPQLGYKSFTFQGNVTTNISKDLKLVFQSSLSWNSKVGTPQNAAQNFYTRGLYSERYIPWNVIGNPSHWTYNPGNESRNAIGALNGANGYDKTQQNSFTNSLNLTYTAPFLKGLRIQGQISYDYQTRDTRQLTLAFPLYDAWTDELISYNKDTNALTERWSNRQTLYGRLQANYSAKFGEHSIGAMLATEATLGWSKDLRGDREFGEFYTHDILDQAIESTAENRGSRSSTAKAGYIGRVNYEYAGKYMVELMARYDGSYFYAPGFRWAFLPSYSVAWRASEEKFFKRLFPFISNLKFRWSDGISGGNQGSAYQYLLGYSQTGTNYMFADGSPVMGYSSTQVAETLLSWTRTYMRDFGFDWEVKKGIIGGSVDWFWRNQTGKAAKVSSSLPDMYGIDLPQLNLNTTQNVGIDLELSHRMRFRDFNYRITATATFTRERDTYQEEERTAIYTSAQNYFEKHTEGRWDNALDGKYYEWNGRGQFTSWADINDYPVLYSSSSSKKSNMAEMLPGMYKILDRNGDGVITSADRFYSWKEGNPPLQFGLMIFMEWKNFDLSATFNGAALSHKNMQLSGGMGYGWSKTLFVNHMDHYRLADGYTDPRDPNSVWEPGYWPALAPATGAEDASSNATYRFTQPYSWVDNSFFRLKSLEIGYTLPKAILSRIHMKSIRVHASATNLFTICNPIVRVWDPETYQSSRRGASGAPLLRTFVIGTSISF; encoded by the coding sequence ATGAAAGTGACCGGTATCCTGGTGATATTGTTCACTTTGGCGGGAGCCCATCCGGCCTTCGCCCAAAACCGGACCATCAGCGGAACCGTGATCGATACCGGCGGCATGCCGGTGATCGGTGCGGCCGTGACCGTGGTCGGTAATCCCCAGATCGGTGCAGCGACCGATTTGGATGGCCATTTCTCTTTCAGCGTTCCTGTCGGATCCACCATTTCCGTCGAAAGCATCGGCTTCAAGGGACAGACCTTCGCCATCGGCGACAAGACCGTTTTCAACATTGTCCTCGAAGAAGACGCGGAACTGCTCGAAGAGACGGTGGTCGTCGGCTACGGCACCCAGAGAAAAGCATCCCTGACCAGTGCCATCTCGAACATCCGCAGCGAGGAACTCACGGCCACGAAGCAGTCCGACGTCCTCGCCTCTCTGCAGGGCAAGGTCCCGGGCCTGCTCATCCGCCAGCGCACGGGCGATGCCGGTGATTTCAACACCGACCTCAAGCTCCGCGGCTATGACGAGCCGCTCGTCATCGTGGACGGCTTCGTCCGCACCGCGCCCCGCCGCGGTCAGGAGAACAACACCTCCTACACCAACAGCAGCTCCGCCGTCCTGGCCCAGCTCAACCCGGAGGACATCGAGAGCATATCCGTCCTAAAGGACGCCTCTGCCGCCATTTACGGTATGGGCGCCGAGAACGGCGTCATCCTCGTGACCACCAAGCAGGGCTCCATCGGCGCCCCCACGGTCAAGTACTCCAACCGTTTCTCCTTCGGCGTGCCGACATCCCTCCCGGAAGAGGTGGACATCCTTACCTGGTTCAAGGAAGCCAACGAGATGCGTGCGAACGTCGGCAAGGAGCCCATGTACCCCCAGGACATCATCGACCACTACCTGAACGGTGACGCCGGCTGGACGGACAACCGCTGGTACTCCCAGTTCTACCGGGATTTCTCTTTCCAGCAGAATCACCAGCTCTCCGTGAACGGCGGAAACAACCAGACCCAATACTACCTGAGCGGCTCTTTCAACAACGACAACGGTATCCTCAACGGCCCGCAGCTGGGCTACAAGAGCTTCACGTTCCAGGGCAACGTCACCACCAACATCTCCAAGGACCTCAAGCTGGTCTTCCAGTCTTCCCTGAGCTGGAACAGCAAGGTAGGAACGCCCCAGAACGCCGCCCAGAATTTCTATACCCGCGGCCTCTACTCGGAGCGCTACATCCCCTGGAACGTCATCGGCAACCCGTCCCACTGGACCTACAACCCGGGCAACGAAAGCCGCAATGCGATCGGAGCCCTGAACGGGGCCAACGGTTATGACAAGACCCAGCAGAATTCCTTCACCAACAGCCTGAACCTGACCTACACGGCGCCCTTCCTGAAGGGCCTGCGGATCCAGGGACAGATCTCCTACGACTACCAGACCCGCGACACCCGCCAGCTCACCCTGGCTTTCCCGCTCTATGACGCCTGGACGGACGAACTGATCAGCTACAACAAGGACACGAACGCCCTGACGGAGCGCTGGTCCAACCGCCAGACCCTCTATGGCCGCCTGCAGGCGAACTACTCCGCCAAGTTCGGCGAGCACAGCATCGGCGCGATGCTCGCCACCGAGGCGACCCTCGGCTGGAGCAAGGACCTCCGCGGCGACCGCGAATTCGGCGAGTTCTACACCCACGACATCCTGGACCAGGCCATCGAGTCCACCGCCGAGAACAGGGGTTCCCGGAGCAGCACGGCGAAGGCCGGCTACATCGGCCGCGTCAACTACGAATACGCCGGCAAGTATATGGTCGAGCTGATGGCCCGTTACGACGGTTCCTACTTCTATGCTCCCGGCTTCCGCTGGGCATTCCTGCCCTCTTATTCGGTCGCCTGGCGCGCTTCCGAGGAGAAGTTCTTCAAGCGGCTCTTCCCGTTCATCTCCAACCTGAAGTTCCGCTGGTCGGACGGTATCTCCGGAGGCAACCAGGGGTCTGCCTACCAGTATCTGCTGGGTTATTCCCAGACGGGTACCAACTATATGTTCGCGGACGGCTCTCCGGTCATGGGATACAGCAGCACCCAGGTGGCGGAGACCCTCCTCTCCTGGACGCGGACCTATATGCGTGACTTCGGTTTCGACTGGGAGGTCAAGAAGGGCATCATCGGCGGTTCCGTCGACTGGTTCTGGAGAAACCAGACCGGTAAGGCCGCCAAGGTGTCCTCCAGCCTGCCCGATATGTACGGCATCGACCTCCCGCAGCTGAACCTCAATACCACGCAGAACGTCGGTATCGACCTCGAGCTCTCGCACCGGATGCGCTTCCGCGACTTCAACTACCGCATCACCGCCACCGCCACCTTCACGCGCGAGCGCGATACCTATCAGGAGGAGGAGCGGACAGCCATCTACACGTCTGCGCAGAACTACTTCGAGAAGCACACCGAAGGCCGCTGGGACAACGCCCTGGACGGCAAATACTATGAGTGGAACGGCAGGGGCCAGTTCACAAGCTGGGCCGACATCAACGATTATCCCGTCCTCTACAGCAGCTCCAGCAGCAAGAAGAGCAACATGGCCGAGATGCTGCCGGGCATGTACAAGATCCTCGACCGCAACGGCGACGGCGTCATTACTTCCGCTGACCGCTTCTATTCCTGGAAGGAAGGCAACCCGCCGCTCCAGTTCGGCTTGATGATCTTCATGGAGTGGAAAAACTTCGACCTCAGCGCCACCTTCAACGGCGCGGCCCTGAGCCACAAGAACATGCAGCTGTCCGGCGGTATGGGATACGGTTGGAGCAAGACCCTCTTCGTCAACCACATGGACCACTACCGGCTGGCCGACGGCTATACCGATCCCCGCGACCCGAATTCCGTCTGGGAGCCCGGTTACTGGCCGGCCCTCGCTCCGGCTACCGGCGCCGAGGATGCCAGCTCGAACGCCACCTACCGCTTCACGCAGCCCTATTCCTGGGTGGACAACTCCTTCTTCCGCCTGAAGAGCCTCGAGATCGGTTACACGCTCCCGAAGGCGATCCTCAGCCGGATCCACATGAAGAGCATCCGCGTCCACGCCAGTGCGACCAACCTGTTCACGATCTGCAACCCGATCGTGCGGGTCTGGGACCCGGAGACCTACCAGAGTTCGCGACGCGGCGCCAGCGGCGCCCCGCTCCTCCGGACTTTCGTTATCGGCACCAGCATCAGCTTCTAA
- a CDS encoding Peptidase family S41 — MEKHASALLLAAALFLPLHAQAQPLKWPMAGKSAGENILCQPQGYIGTEQNFGSLFVGGDKGDAVICPADGIIVNAGLSYFVRLDYVVGSNLDAGSCFDEAIPDADLGQGIDKKYAGGTVEIRIPDGRRISLHGLTGDRRFKTGQKIAAGDTLGFLAYSYKGFRTPSLMIDISTPQGKVSDPMEPFGLKSTFVEPTSLTRENPMPAEKIREDLDVLKEAVCELYPSLEDKIPEAEFRAFVDSLKASVAGPMDPGDDFRYLLRQVLKKIPDSHVSLQQDPIPDKREYLSPGVFLSYCDDTLRVLLASSPQYEKFIGKVVTRVNGEPAASYAARAVAAIDGYDGRVESMVREESVMLGRYGAMINWSLGATAFDLEFADGTTATVPFSLKNRYPATDTYRRIYFWRMTNMRRSEAEAPYEMRELNDSTAYLGVKEFVMLDTQVDEIRRFLGSCTKPNLIVDVRNNPGGDVEVLSRLLACLADGPMDRQKGGYGQVTRPGPYASFKYSLNRPEEDNPFPEFVEEGGRWISRDTLNTCSVIRPDPDFHYGGKVYVLTNAYSISAATLFPAVLVRNRRGVAVGRETGTTYHSMTALKFVDIGLPNTRQAVTLPLVKEVFDETVCERLPEGRGLLPDYPLPLTFNEVTRGADGQTDVLLEYALSLIADGKYLSAEDPFAEFDKAPAPAGNSRRLLFALGAAILLVIAALLLGKKRK, encoded by the coding sequence ATGGAAAAACACGCATCCGCGCTGCTCCTCGCAGCGGCGCTCTTTCTCCCGCTTCACGCGCAGGCGCAGCCTCTCAAGTGGCCGATGGCCGGCAAGTCCGCCGGCGAGAACATTCTCTGCCAGCCGCAGGGATATATCGGTACCGAACAGAATTTCGGTTCCCTGTTCGTCGGGGGAGACAAGGGGGATGCCGTCATCTGCCCTGCAGATGGAATCATCGTCAATGCCGGCCTCAGCTATTTCGTCCGGCTGGACTATGTGGTCGGTTCGAACCTGGACGCCGGCTCCTGTTTCGACGAAGCGATTCCGGATGCCGATCTCGGCCAGGGCATCGATAAGAAGTATGCCGGCGGAACCGTCGAGATCCGGATTCCGGACGGGCGGAGAATCAGCCTGCACGGCCTGACCGGCGACCGCCGTTTCAAGACCGGGCAGAAGATTGCCGCCGGAGATACCCTGGGCTTCCTGGCCTATTCCTACAAAGGCTTCCGGACGCCGTCCTTGATGATCGACATCTCGACGCCGCAGGGCAAGGTTTCCGACCCGATGGAGCCGTTCGGCCTGAAGAGTACCTTCGTCGAACCCACGTCGCTGACCCGCGAGAACCCGATGCCCGCGGAGAAGATCCGGGAAGACCTTGACGTGCTCAAGGAAGCCGTCTGCGAGCTCTATCCCTCGCTGGAAGACAAGATTCCCGAGGCGGAGTTCCGCGCCTTCGTGGATTCGCTGAAAGCCTCCGTCGCCGGACCGATGGATCCGGGAGACGATTTCCGCTATCTGCTGCGCCAGGTCCTGAAAAAGATTCCGGACAGCCACGTCTCGCTGCAGCAGGATCCGATTCCGGACAAACGTGAGTATCTCTCGCCGGGCGTCTTCCTGTCGTACTGCGACGACACGCTCCGGGTCCTGCTGGCCTCGTCGCCGCAATATGAGAAATTCATCGGCAAGGTCGTCACCCGCGTCAACGGCGAGCCGGCCGCAAGCTATGCCGCGCGTGCGGTCGCCGCGATCGACGGCTATGACGGCCGGGTCGAGAGCATGGTCCGGGAGGAGAGTGTCATGCTGGGCCGGTATGGTGCCATGATCAACTGGTCGCTGGGCGCGACTGCATTCGATCTGGAATTCGCCGACGGGACGACGGCGACCGTGCCCTTCTCCCTGAAGAACCGTTATCCCGCCACCGATACCTACCGGAGGATCTATTTCTGGCGGATGACGAACATGCGGCGGTCCGAGGCCGAAGCGCCCTATGAAATGCGGGAGCTGAACGATTCTACCGCCTATCTGGGCGTGAAGGAATTCGTCATGCTGGACACGCAGGTGGATGAGATCCGCCGTTTCCTGGGTTCCTGTACGAAGCCGAACCTGATCGTGGACGTGCGCAACAATCCCGGCGGCGACGTGGAGGTGCTGTCGCGGCTGCTGGCCTGTCTGGCGGACGGCCCGATGGACCGGCAGAAGGGTGGCTACGGGCAGGTGACCCGGCCCGGTCCCTACGCCAGCTTCAAGTATTCCCTGAACCGCCCCGAGGAGGACAATCCTTTCCCGGAATTCGTGGAGGAGGGGGGACGCTGGATCTCCCGCGACACCCTGAATACCTGCTCGGTGATCCGGCCCGATCCGGACTTCCATTATGGCGGGAAGGTATATGTCCTGACCAACGCCTACTCCATTTCGGCGGCCACGCTGTTCCCGGCCGTCCTGGTCCGCAACCGCCGCGGCGTGGCCGTCGGGCGGGAGACGGGCACGACGTATCATAGCATGACGGCCCTGAAATTCGTCGACATCGGCCTCCCGAACACGCGCCAGGCGGTCACGCTGCCGCTGGTGAAGGAAGTGTTCGACGAGACGGTCTGCGAGCGCCTGCCGGAGGGGCGCGGCCTGCTGCCGGATTATCCGCTGCCGCTGACCTTCAACGAGGTGACGCGGGGCGCGGACGGCCAGACGGACGTCCTGCTCGAATATGCGCTCTCGCTGATCGCCGACGGCAAATACCTGAGCGCGGAGGATCCGTTCGCCGAATTCGACAAGGCGCCCGCGCCGGCCGGCAATTCCCGCCGGCTGCTCTTCGCCCTGGGCGCCGCAATCCTGCTCGTCATCGCCGCCCTGCTTCTGGGAAAGAAGCGGAAATAG
- a CDS encoding deoxyribose-phosphate aldolase has translation MDYLQKYGYTPAEEAIASRIQAIAADRNAMASPEVLKKCFSLMDLTTLKSNDTVESVCKLVDKVTRLTQEYPSYPLPASICVYPNFATVVRDRRCSPELHVTTVASCFPSAQSFLEVKVQECVLAVRGGADEVDIVLALNAFLAEDYAAASREIEEMRAAIDAEAAKQGRKVVLKVILETGLLATPERIARASFLAMEAGADFIKTSTGKVEVNATPMAAYVMCECIKAFYAKTGRKVGFKAAGGISNDQDALLYYCIGASILGADWLNKDYFRFGVSRLGNSLMSAIEQKTVSFF, from the coding sequence ATGGACTATTTGCAGAAATACGGCTACACCCCCGCCGAGGAGGCGATAGCTTCCCGGATTCAGGCCATTGCCGCCGACCGGAATGCCATGGCCAGCCCGGAAGTGCTCAAGAAGTGCTTCTCGCTGATGGATCTGACCACGCTCAAGAGCAATGACACGGTCGAGTCCGTGTGCAAGCTGGTGGACAAGGTGACCCGCCTCACGCAGGAATATCCGAGCTACCCGCTGCCCGCTTCGATCTGCGTCTATCCCAATTTCGCGACCGTCGTCCGCGACCGTCGCTGCAGCCCCGAACTCCATGTGACCACGGTGGCCAGCTGCTTCCCCTCCGCCCAGAGCTTCCTGGAAGTCAAGGTGCAGGAGTGCGTCCTGGCTGTCCGCGGTGGCGCGGACGAGGTGGATATCGTTCTGGCTCTCAACGCCTTCCTGGCTGAGGATTATGCCGCCGCCAGCCGCGAGATCGAGGAGATGCGTGCCGCGATTGACGCGGAGGCCGCGAAGCAGGGCCGCAAGGTCGTGCTCAAGGTCATCCTCGAGACCGGCCTGCTGGCGACGCCGGAGCGCATCGCCCGGGCTTCCTTCCTGGCGATGGAAGCCGGCGCCGATTTCATCAAGACGTCGACCGGCAAGGTCGAGGTCAACGCCACCCCGATGGCCGCTTACGTGATGTGCGAGTGCATCAAGGCCTTCTATGCCAAGACGGGCCGCAAGGTGGGCTTCAAGGCCGCCGGCGGCATCTCCAACGACCAGGACGCCCTGCTCTACTACTGCATCGGCGCCTCGATCCTGGGCGCGGACTGGCTCAACAAGGACTACTTCCGCTTCGGCGTGAGCCGTCTGGGCAACAGCCTGATGAGCGCAATCGAACAAAAAACGGTCAGTTTCTTCTGA